Within Winogradskyella helgolandensis, the genomic segment CCCTTTGCTATCTAAATCTAAAAAACCGATAGGTGCGTTGTCGAAGTGAATCATGTACTTGTTAGACGACAACACAATTGGTAATGTAAAGTTCATTAATTCACTGTGTGTTTCATAACCGTAATGTGCTCTATTGTATAATTGCAAACGGTGTCCACGACGGTTCATTCCTAAAGCCCTTGCGCCTCCTCCGTATAAAACTTCATCTTTGGTAAGATTGAATTCTATAGTTTCTAGACTGTCGTTTTTAACGTAACCTGCTTTTTCGGAAATAATTGGTTTGCCTTTATAATAATAAGATATTTGAAAAGGTTGTTTTTGGATATCAATTTGCACCCCTTCAGTTAACAAAACAATATTATTTTCATCTTCTTTAAACTCCTTTAAATAATCTGTACCATTGAAAATCATATCTCCATGCGCTGAAACCATATGCTTCATGTTTTCGGGTTTTAAAGTAACAGCATGAGAAATAGGTTTTAATTTTTCACCTATAGGAATGAAAGTTGTTTCTATAATAGATGGATTATAAATTAAGAATTGATAAGTTCCATCACTTACTTCTATTTCAACCGTAAAGTCTGTTTTCTTTACACTTTTGAACTTTCTTTCCTCGTTTTGAGCAGTGATTGAAATCGCAAATATTAAACTTATGATTAAGAAAATATATTTTTTCATATTTAGCTTTTATACCTACAAGGTTTTTGAAACCTTGCAGGATATGTTTAATTCAACTTTTTAGACCTGTTAAGTCTTTTTAAAATTTAGTAGTCAATATTAAACTGCCTTTAGTAGGTAAAGACAGACTATTATTCCAAATTAGTGTTTCATCGGAAATGATATTTTTCAACGTTTTTCCGTTAAGTTCTAATTCTTGAAACCGTTCCAAACCGAGTTCTATCGGATTCTCATTTTTATTAATCACATGAACAATAGTTTCATTTTCAAAAATCCTGGCTAAAACATAAACTCCATCTTGTGGTGCAAAATGTACCGTTTTACCATTGTGAATGGCTTCACTCGTTTTTCTGTAATTCAATATTTTTTTGAGAAAAGACTGTATCTCTTTTTGAGCATCTGAAAGTCCTTCCCCTGTAAAAGCATTAATTGTATCACCTTCCCATCCGCCAGGGAAATCAGTTCTTATTAACCCATGGTCTCCAGGATTATCAAAATCGTCCATTAAGATTTCAGTTCCGTAGTAAATTTGTGGAATTCTTGGTAGCATTAATAAATAGCTCAGTGCCATTTTCGTGTTCGCAACATCACCATTAAATTCTGTAAAAATCCGACTCTTATCATGATTATCTAAAAATGCCATAATATCTTTTGGTGATGCATACGCAAAATCATTAGCTAAACCCTCATACATTTTTACGAGTCCTTGATCCCAAGATTCTTCTTCATTTAGTGCATCAACTATATTTTTTTGCATGGCAAAATCCATAGTTGATTTTAAGTTAGATTCGTAGCCATCTTTATTTTTCTGACCGTCTTGCCAATACCCAATTAACAATGGATTATAACTCCATTCTTCTCCTACGATTGAAAAATTAGGATATTCAGTCATGATCGCTCCTGCCCAATAACTCATAAATGTTTTGTCTGAATACGGATAGGTGTCTTGACGAATGCCTCCTAAACCTAAAGTTTCTACCCACCAAATACTATTCTGAATAATATAGTTGGCCATAAACGGATTACGTTGATTTAAATCTGGCATACCAGATACAAACCAACCATCTGCCATTTCCTG encodes:
- a CDS encoding glycoside hydrolase family 13 protein; the protein is MKALKQILIVLLVTTVFSCKKTTSEEKVVFETITEIRNDIQRVEPPNWWIGFKNQDLQLLVKHPNIGNATPKMSYQGVSITKVHQADSPNYLFLDLEISETAKAGQFNITFQREDGSELIQTYELKSREKSAEDFIGFNSSDAIYLITPDRFANANPQNDSVEGLLQQGIDRTNDYARHGGDIQGITNHLDYIDDLGFTAVWPCPVVINDMPSGSYHGYAMTDFYNVDPRFGTLDEYRKLADDLRSRDMKLIMDQVANHCGLEHWWMKDLPFKDWVNYQELYEENIDNWDWKVTKTSNHRRTTNQDPYASKKDHQEMADGWFVSGMPDLNQRNPFMANYIIQNSIWWVETLGLGGIRQDTYPYSDKTFMSYWAGAIMTEYPNFSIVGEEWSYNPLLIGYWQDGQKNKDGYESNLKSTMDFAMQKNIVDALNEEESWDQGLVKMYEGLANDFAYASPKDIMAFLDNHDKSRIFTEFNGDVANTKMALSYLLMLPRIPQIYYGTEILMDDFDNPGDHGLIRTDFPGGWEGDTINAFTGEGLSDAQKEIQSFLKKILNYRKTSEAIHNGKTVHFAPQDGVYVLARIFENETIVHVINKNENPIELGLERFQELELNGKTLKNIISDETLIWNNSLSLPTKGSLILTTKF